Genomic DNA from Pseudomonadota bacterium:
CCGAAAAACATCCTCGCTGCTTTGGTTCGCGCTCGGCCCCAGATCCCAACTCACCTTCAAGGCAGCGCGGGCTTTTTTGGCCTGCCAATACGTTTCCGCCACCACCGCAACACCATGGTCCACTTCGAACACGTCGCGTACGCCCGCCATAGCCCGGGCTGCCGTGTCATCAAACGATTTCAAACGAGCGCCGAAGGCGGGCGGCCGCTCAATCGTAGCCACCAACATCCCTGGAACGCTCACATCCATACCGAACTGGGCCCGCCCTGTGACTTGATCGAGGGCGTCCACACGGCGTGTCGGTTGGCCGATGAGCTTGAATTCAGAGGGCGATTTGAGCCGGACACGCCGCGGCAACGCCTGGCCCGCAGCCTCAGTTGCCAAATCCCCATAGCCAACGGATTGGCCCGTCGGCTCGTGGATGACCCGACCCCGTTCGGCCCGGCACTCCAAGGGCGGAACCGACCAGCGTGAGGCGGCGGCCGAAATCAGCATTGTCCGGGCCGTAGCGCCCGCCTCCCGCAGCGGTTCCCATGCGGTGGGAACCGAGGTACTCCCACCCGTGGCCTGGATGAACATCATGGGGTTGTCGTAGTCGCGGGATGCCGGCGCAAACTCGACGCGCACCTGAGCCAAACCGACTTCCAGCTCCTCCGCGAGCAGCATAGGCAAGGCGGTCTTGACGCCCTGCCCCATCTCGGAACGACCGATCAAAAGAGTGGTCGTGCCGTCGGTCGCGATTCGTATCCAGGCATTGGGAGCAAATCGACCCGCCTCATCCTGAGTCTCGGAAGACGGCGCGCAGCCTTGCAGTTTAAACCCCACCAGCAACGCGCCCGTGGCGACCGCAGACACTTTCAAAAAACGTCGGCGCGCAGGATCGAAGAATTCACTCATGTCCCTTCCACCTCCGCGGCCGCGATCACGGCCGCGCGGTGAATCGCCCGCCGGATGCGATCGTAGGTGCCGCAGCGGCAAATATTGCCCGCCATGGCGGCGTCGATGTCTTCGTCGGTCGGCCGCGGGTTGGATTTCAGCAGTGCCGCCGCGGTCATCAACTGGCCGGACTGACAGTAACCGCATTGCGGCACATCTTCTTCCAACCAGGCCTGCTGCAACGGATGCAATCGCTCACCACCCAGGCCTTCAACCGTGGTCAGCGTTCTCCCGGCGGCCACCGCGATGGGTGTGACGCACGACCGGATCGGCACCCCATCAAGCTGAACCGTGCATGCGCCACACTGAGCCAGGCCGCAGCCAAACTTAGTGCCCACTAGCCCCAACCCATCCCGGAGAACCCACAGGATCGGCGTATCTGGATCAATAGAAATTTCTACCGGCTGGTCGTTCAGTGTAAAGTTGACCACAGTCGGCCTCCCGTTAGACGAGCATCGAAAATGCCTGTGCATGGCAGTAAATAACTGAGTCTGTCGGACAACACTGAGTGAACGCGTAGGCTCATATAAGCCGCCTGTCGCAAATAATTATCCGCCGGTCGAGATGGACTAGCATCCTTCATATTGGGCGGGCAAACTGCTTTGTGTGTAAAAATGTCACGTTGACAACACGGCCCGATACGGTCAATAACACTTAACAACGAGGGCATAAGCAAATACGACCGCAAGCGGACTTCAAGGGGTATCAAGAACATACCGCTGGGCAGAAATCATAACAACAACAATAACTTTCGGACATAAGAAAAAACGAGCTTAGGGATGAGCGGCAAAGGATAAACCGCTGATGTTTTCGATTATTCCCAAAGACGACCCGGCTCAAGCGGTCCGCATCAGCCGGAACTTGCTGGCCTCAGCCGCCTACTTCACTGGCGCGGTGATGCTGGTCTATGTCCACCTATTTCAGCCATTTGGTATCCAGGTGGGACTCACTGAGACGGCAGTTCTTCTAATCACCGTCGTCATTAGCAATATCACCTTCTACGCCATCTTGCGCTCAGGGCTCAATAAGCGTTTTTCCGATCCGAGCCTGACAATGTCGCAGTTGTGCGTCGGTATTGTAGTCGTCACCTTCGGCGTCTACATCGCAGGACCTTATCGGGGTGTCATTTCTATTCTTTACCCCGTTGCCTTCACGTTCGGGCTTTTTCGCCTCAACACCGCGCAACTATTGAGCCTTAGCGTTTTCACGCTGGTGGCGTTTGCGTTGATGATGGCGCTGGCGATTCAAAGCCAACCGCAGCCGGGCCTCGCGAGCGACTTGGCGTTTCAACTCATTGTGCTTGGCATTGTACTGCCTTGGTTTTCAGTACTGGGCGGTTACATCAGCAAGTTGCGTCAACGACTGGTGATTACCAATCGTGAGCTGCAACGCGCGCTCAGAAAAATTCAAGAACTGGCCATCCGCGATGATCTCACCCAGCTATACAATCGCCGACATCTCATGGAAGTGCTCGAGCACCAGCGAAAAATTGCCGATCGGGGCGGCTACCGGTTCTGTATCTGCATCTTAGACCTTGATCACTTCAAATCGATTAATGACCGCCTCGGGCACCTGGCAGGCGACCGAGTCCTAACCAAGGTTGCCGAGACGCTGGCGCAACACATCCGGGGGGGAGATTTTATCGCGCGTTTCGGCGGCGAGGAGTTTGTCATCATCCTAAGCGACACGAATCTCGAGGGCGCGGTGGAATCTGCCGAACGGATGCGAATCCACGTTCACAGCCTGAACCATGAGCAAATCGACAAAGATACCCGAACCACCGTGTCCATCGGCGTAACAGACTTTGGTCCCGGTGAAAGCATCGATCATGTGCTGGATCGAGCAGACCGCGCACTTTACCAAGCCAAGCAAGACGGCAGGAACCGGACCGTGGCCCTCACTAGCCCGGCCAGTAACAAAATCACCACGCTGCACTGACAACCGACCCTCGATCGCCGGGCCTATTCGACCGTGACCGCCTTGGCCAGATTGCGGGGGTGATCGACGTCCGTCCCCTTCAGCACGGCAACGTAGTACGCCAACAGCTGGAGCGGAACCACGTAAATGGCCGGTGACAGCGCACTATGCTCCGCGGGCAAAACGATCACCCTCGGATCCCCGGGTTCCGGCACCGTTACGCCAGCGCCGGCAAACACCACCAACTGACCGCCTCGCGCCCGAACTTCTTGAAGGTTGGAAAGCAACTTGCCCAGCAACTCGTTATTCGGGGCAACAGCTACTACCGGCATTTCCTCGTCCACCAGCGCCAAAGGCCCGTGTTTAAGCTCCCCGGCCGCATAGGCTTCGGCGTGGATATAGGAGATCTCTTTAAGCTTCAAGGCACCTTCCAGGGCAATGGGATACTCGACCCCGCGCCCCAGAAACAGCGTATGGCGCTTGTGCACGAACCCCTCGGCCAATTGGGCGATCTGAGGCTCCAGGCTCAAGACGCGCTCGATCTGTTTGGGCAGGGCCAGCAGCTCGGCCACCAATTTGCCCTCGGCCTCTCGTGACAGCCGCTGGTGACGACCCAAAGCGATGGTCAAAAGCATCAGCGCAACCAACTGCGTGGTAAAGGCTTTGGTCGATGCCACACCCACTTCGGGCCCGGCGCGTGTCATCAACGCAAAATCCGACTCGCGCACCAATGAACTTTCCGGCACGTTGCAAACCGCCAACGTCCCCAGGTATGCCTTTTGCTTGGCCGAGCGCAGTGCCGCGAGGGTATCGGCGGTCTCGCCGGACTGAGACAGGGTCACAAACAGCGTATGGGGCGGAACGATGGGATCGCGATAGCGGTATTCGCTGGCGATCTCTGCCATGCAGGGAATACCGGCGATGGATTCAATCCAGTAGCGCGCCACCATCGCGGCATGGTAGCTGGTACCACAGGCGACGATGTGAACGCCCGCCGTTTCGCGCAATACGGCCTCTGCCCCATGACCAAAAGCAGCCTCGAGCACTTGCGTACCGGTGATGCGACCTTCCAACGTCTCGGCGATGGCTTGAGGCTGCTCGTGAATCTCTTTGAGCATGAAGTGTCGGTAGGCGCCCCGTTCCACCGCCTCGGGCGAGAGGGATGATTGTTGGACCCGCCGCTCTACCGGCCGGCCTTCGCGGTCGTAGATATGCACCTCATCGCAGAGGATTTCGGCAACGTCCCCTTCTTCGAGCTGGATAAAACGCTGCGTGACCGGCAACAAGGCCGCCACATCGGACGCCACGAAATGCTCCCCGATCCCGACCCCGATAACTAAGGGGCTTCCCTCTCGGGCAACCACCATACGCTCCGGTTGTTCGGTCGAGATCACCGCGATGGCATAGGCGCCTTCCAATTGACGAACCGCGGCCTGTACGGCCGGGAGCAAAGCGCCTTCGGTGTGTAAAAAGCGATCGATTTCATGGGCAATGACTTCCGTGTCGGTCTCGGATGCCATCACATAGCCATCACCGATCTGGGCGTCCCGAAGTGCGATGTGATTTTCGATGATGCCGTTATGCACCAATGCCACACGATTGCCCGAAACGTGGGGATGAGCATTCTCCTCGGTGGGCCGACCATGGGTAGCCCAACGAGTATGAGCCAAACCCACCTGCCCTTCGAGGGGCGCTTGAGCTAGGCAATCCGCCAACGCGGCAACACGACCAACGGCCCGTTGACGGCACAAGCGATGATGCGTGTCGAG
This window encodes:
- a CDS encoding (2Fe-2S)-binding protein → MVNFTLNDQPVEISIDPDTPILWVLRDGLGLVGTKFGCGLAQCGACTVQLDGVPIRSCVTPIAVAAGRTLTTVEGLGGERLHPLQQAWLEEDVPQCGYCQSGQLMTAAALLKSNPRPTDEDIDAAMAGNICRCGTYDRIRRAIHRAAVIAAAEVEGT
- a CDS encoding diguanylate cyclase gives rise to the protein MFSIIPKDDPAQAVRISRNLLASAAYFTGAVMLVYVHLFQPFGIQVGLTETAVLLITVVISNITFYAILRSGLNKRFSDPSLTMSQLCVGIVVVTFGVYIAGPYRGVISILYPVAFTFGLFRLNTAQLLSLSVFTLVAFALMMALAIQSQPQPGLASDLAFQLIVLGIVLPWFSVLGGYISKLRQRLVITNRELQRALRKIQELAIRDDLTQLYNRRHLMEVLEHQRKIADRGGYRFCICILDLDHFKSINDRLGHLAGDRVLTKVAETLAQHIRGGDFIARFGGEEFVIILSDTNLEGAVESAERMRIHVHSLNHEQIDKDTRTTVSIGVTDFGPGESIDHVLDRADRALYQAKQDGRNRTVALTSPASNKITTLH
- the glmS gene encoding glutamine--fructose-6-phosphate transaminase (isomerizing), with protein sequence MCGIVGAVAQREVMPILLEGLRRLEYRGYDSAGMVLLDTHHRLCRQRAVGRVAALADCLAQAPLEGQVGLAHTRWATHGRPTEENAHPHVSGNRVALVHNGIIENHIALRDAQIGDGYVMASETDTEVIAHEIDRFLHTEGALLPAVQAAVRQLEGAYAIAVISTEQPERMVVAREGSPLVIGVGIGEHFVASDVAALLPVTQRFIQLEEGDVAEILCDEVHIYDREGRPVERRVQQSSLSPEAVERGAYRHFMLKEIHEQPQAIAETLEGRITGTQVLEAAFGHGAEAVLRETAGVHIVACGTSYHAAMVARYWIESIAGIPCMAEIASEYRYRDPIVPPHTLFVTLSQSGETADTLAALRSAKQKAYLGTLAVCNVPESSLVRESDFALMTRAGPEVGVASTKAFTTQLVALMLLTIALGRHQRLSREAEGKLVAELLALPKQIERVLSLEPQIAQLAEGFVHKRHTLFLGRGVEYPIALEGALKLKEISYIHAEAYAAGELKHGPLALVDEEMPVVAVAPNNELLGKLLSNLQEVRARGGQLVVFAGAGVTVPEPGDPRVIVLPAEHSALSPAIYVVPLQLLAYYVAVLKGTDVDHPRNLAKAVTVE